The sequence below is a genomic window from Parcubacteria group bacterium.
CAAAATTGATTGATTATAAGGAAAATCGCGATGGGACAGTTGCTATTGTTTTGACGGATAATGGAAGAAAAAAAATTCTAAAGTATGATTTAGATAAAATTCAAATAAAAAAACCCGTAAAATGGGATATGATGTGGAGAGTGGTAATTTTTGACATTCCGGAAGAGAAACGACAGGGAAGGATTGCATTAGCTGAAAAATTAAAAGAGCTTGGATTTTATCCTCTGCAAAAAAGCGTTTTTCTTTATCCGTATGAATGCAAAGACGAGATTGATTTTATAATAGAAATTTTCAATCTCTCACCGTATGTCAGATTTTTGAGGGTTAAAAATACCGATATTGATATAGATCTAAAAGTTCGATTTCATTTGTCATAGTGATTTTAGCAGCTTCTCAATTTAACAGTTTAATTTACGATCGTCTGATAATATGTAATTTATGTAATTCATGTAATTTATGAAAATTTTTATAAATTACGCATGGTCACATTCATAAATTTGTAAAAAGTTCTTTTTTTGATATACTGACTGGGTAAAAAATCTGGTACTTTAAAAAATAGGGGAGTGCAAATGTACGAAACTGAAAAATGGCTTGTATACGAACAAAAAGATTTTAATAAAGATATTCAAGCGCTAGTATTCATAATTAAATACTGTACAAAATTGTTTGATGGCATATTCGGTATTCCCGAAGGCGCTAATGTTTTGGCGGCCTATCTTCATTATCGGTTGAAATTACCTATCTTCAGAACTCCTGAAGAGATAACTGAGAACACTATTATAGTTGATGATATTGCTGATACTGGTGCAACTCTTACTAAGTATGTCAAAGATGGAAGTTTTGTCGTTACGCTTTTTTATCATAAACAAAGCATTTTTGTTCCCAGTATCTGGCTTCATGAGAAGCATGACAAATGGGTTCATTTTCCATGGGAAGATCCGGAGGATGGCGATGACCGACTAGTGCGAGATTAACTTATTTTTGAAAAACCATTGACGCAAAAATTTTGCGTCAATGGTTTTTTTGTAATAATATATATTTTGTATGGACTTTAGAGACAAAATAATTGAAGCGGGGCTAACTTTTTCTGATATTTCTTTGCGTCCCCAGAAATCAAATTTGAAAAGCCGTCTTGATCCGGATACTTTTAGTTATCTTACAAAGAAAATTAAATTGGCGGTTCCAATTATAAGCGCCAATATGGATACCGTTACTGAAAGCACAATGGCCATTGCCATGGCACGATATGGCGGTATTGGCATTATTCATCGAAATATGAGCATTGAAGATCAAGTTAAGGAAGTTTTGAAAGTTAAATCAGCAGACGAGGCCTTAATACGAAATCCCTATACACTGTTTCCTGAAAATCTTGTCTGGCAAGCCCGGGAACTTTTAGCGGAAAAACAGATCGACAGTGTGTTGATAATTGATAAGAAAAAAAAATTAGTCGGCCTTGTTACCAAGCATGAGTTGGCAAAAGCTCAGAGCATGGAATCAATTGAAAAATATATGTTACCGAGGCGGGATTTAATTGTTGCAGAAATTAATGGAAAATCTCTTACTGAAAAAGACGCGCGTATTTTAGCTGAAAAGATTTTTGCCAAACAGCATCTTCTTGGTAAATTGCCATTCATTGATAAAAAAGGCAATTTAGTAGCACTTTTGATTAAAAAAGACTTGCTTAAAGAGGCGTCATATCCTTCGGCTACAAAAAATGAACTCGGTCGACTAAGGGTTGGGGCCGCAATTGGGGTGAGTGAAGATACTATTGGAAGAGCCCAGGCGCTCGTTAATGTCGGGGTCGACGTTTTAGTTTTAGACATCGCTCACGGTCATGCTGTAAAGCCTATGGAGATAGCGCGGTTAATTCGCAGGCGATTGCCAAATTGTGAATTAATTGTTGGCAATGTAGCCACCAAAGAAGCGGTTCGTGATTATGCGCGGCTTAACGTTTCGGCCATTAAAGTAGGCATTGGCCCGGGCGCCACTTGTTCAACGCGCATTGTTTCCGGCGCCGGCGTACCGCAAGTTTCGGCACTTCTGGAATGTGTTCGTGAGTCACAAAAATTCGGAATACCGATTATTGCCGACGGCGGTATCCGTTATCCGCGAGATGTCTCTATTGCCATCGGTTGCGGCGCTTCAAGCGTAATGATTGGCACTTTATTTGCCGGAACCGACGAAAGCCCGGGAGATGTCATTCATGACAACGGCCGGCTCATGAAAATTGTTCGCGGTATGTCTTCTTTAGACGTCAATCTTGAAATTAAAGGTGATAAATTTATGAACTCTGACTTGAGAGCGGTGATTCAACCGGAGGGAGAAACCGGACGCATTTCTTATCGCGGACCTCTTATTCGGGTTTTGGGTTCTTTAGTAAGCGGTCTTCGTTCGGGAATGACTTACGCCGGAGCGGCAAATATTAAAGAATTACAGCGGCCATTTGAAAGGAAATTTACCAGGATGAGCCAAGCTGCTTGGGAAGAATCCAAGCCTCACGATATTGAAATAATTTAATGCTTCAACTTCACTCAGCATTAATCCTGAGCTTGTCGAATGGATTAACCCCACAACTGCGGGGTTTTATTTCGCTATTTAAATTTTGTATTGTCAAGGTTGACGGTAAAAAATTTAAAATATAAACTGGAAACAATCTAAGGGTCTTTTACAAATGAAAATGGGGACAGAAATGAAAAGAGATGAAATTACCGAGTTGAGAAGAAGATTTAACATTCCGAGAAAACCTCCTATAGGTTTTTATTTGACGGCTCAAGGTAAAAAAATTCTTCTTTCTCTTCTTAAATTAGGTCTTGATAGGGGGAAGATAGCTAAGCTTCTCAATAAGCCGACGGTTATGGCTGTTGAAAAAATATATAATCGCGCTAGTATAAAATTGCGAATGCCAGAGACAAAAAATTTGGTCTGGAATGAAAAAATGGATCAAGTTATGGTTGATGGATTTAAGGAAAGCGCCGATTATAGCCGCGGTGTCGAACGCAACAAACTTAGAACTGAACTCATAAAGCGCATTAATGACTTACGCGATCCCGGTACGCGGAAAATCAAAACCTGGAATGCAGTGTTTGATCATATGAAATATAGGTCTGGCGATAAAAAATTGTCTTGGGGCAATGATAAGGCTGGGCCCAAGGCAAAGGTTGATAAAGAAAAAGTTAAGCAAGAAGAGATAGAGAAATTTACCGCGCAATTAAAGAAGGAAGAACGCTCTTGGCCAGAACAGGAAGTTTTGGAAGTTAGCGAAGAGGCATGGAATCGTCCAGGCGTAAGACGCGGCTATACTTCGCGTTGGGATTATAAAGGGCCCGGATATCGTAGTGGCATTATTTTAGAAGGTTGTCGTAAGTTTGCCGAAGAAGGGTGCCGTTTTATTGTTCTTGTTGGCGGTTTGGTGAGTAAAAACTACGTTAGGAAAGAATTAAAGAGACGTTTTAAGGATGTTAAACTTGAATATAGAGATAATGTTGCGGAACATTTTGTTAATGAGTCGGCGAAAGAACTGGCTTTCATTATTCCTAAAATTAAGAAACCCGTAAGTATTTGGGCTGATCCGAATAAACCGGAATTTGTTCGGTTTTATATTTCTACCAGCCCGATTTACGATGGCCCTAACAGCGAACTTTATGAAAGCACTTATGGCGAGGAAATCGCTCGCCGACTTCAGGCATTGAGGCCTGACGATATTCGTCTTGAAAACGAGGGTAGTGCTCGTCTTGAAGTTAAGGGCGTTAACGAAGTTGATTGGGCAATCAGTCCTGTTAAACATCGCTTGCCCAGCCAGTATTATAGCGCGGCTGCCGAGCGTGAAATTAGAGATAAATCAGCCCAATCAGATCAGTTATTTCCGGATCTTTGGGTAGTTGGCACGCATGCCTCCGCTATTCATAAAACGAGCGGCGAGAAAGAAAGACCATATATTACTATTCCGGCTTCTTGTCGGCTTGAAGCGACTACCGTTGCCGAAAATCAAGAAGGAATAGTCGTTGTAGAATCAATTGACGGTAACCGTTTTGTACGATTTTGGAACCTCAAGGATTTAATTCATACCGAAAGACAGTTTATTACTGGTATTAAAGAAGGAGCTTCTGATCTTCACAAAAAGATCGTTAAAGTTATCAAAGACCACGGAGCAATGACTGTCGGGCTTTTATCGGATAAACTTGGGATTGAAAGGGAAATAGTTGAACGGGAAATAAAATATCTTGAAGAGCCTAAAATGTCGGCCAGAAAAACTTGGCCAGGACTTTATTATAATCCCAAATCCCAGCGATACGATTTTCACCTTGATTGGATTCAGGAAAAACTAAGACATCACCTACCTGTTGAGTACTCTGAAAATACATCGCTTATGTTCGGCTGTCTTCACGCCAGTTATACTACAACGGATTATCAGCATTTCGTTTTAAAGTATCCTGAAATTATCTTAGCTCATAAAGTTAAAACCTTGATTGGCCTGGGCGATTTTGTCGCTGGTTTAAAGCACGACCTGATGCATCGTGGCGAAATTATCGGCTCTCTTAACGAAACTGATCATCAAATTTTTGCTGCTGAACTTGTCGCAACGATTATTTTTAAGTCATTTAGAAAGCGATTTGAAGATGCGCTCTTAAAATTTACGACTGTTAAACCAACTGTTGTTGAATTAAAATCTATAGTTGCGGATCCCTTAGTTCTTGTGGATTTTATTTATATCGTAGGCAATCATGATGCGTGGCCGCTAGGCTTTGGTACTTCGCCCTTAGGAACTTTCCGCGATAAATTAACAAGAATTTTATATCGGGAAATCAGTGTCCTTTTTGCATCTCGTGGTCTTCCGCTAATCGATTTTTATGATTTGATTGAAAAAAAGATTATTCTATTACCTGATTTTAATCCTGTCTGCACATTACCTTCAGTATTGACCTTCGGCGCTCGCCATCCGGGTATGGCAAGAGCGGATACTACCTCACTAAGAGCCCAGAAAGCATTAGAAGCCCTGGGTACTCAAATTGTTGGCATTGCCAACTTCCATGTAGCCACCACGGTTCGTGTTTGGCGGCCCGATTTGGGCCAATGCGTGGCGGTTCAAGCGTCAACGCAAGTTATTTACACGCCGTTTGAAGGTAGTAAAATGAAAAAGCTTGATTTTGGGCCGACATTATTAAGAACTCTCTCTCACGATAATAGGATTTATATGGATGAAACCGCTTATTTTAATAAGCCTATGTTGAAAGAACCTTATTCAAAATCTATTGACGTTGATAAGCTTAAAGATTCACTCGGTCTTTTAAGAGCTTAAATTACTTTTTTTCGCCCCGCAATCGCAGGGCGATTTTTATTGATCCCGCACATAAAAGTTATGTGTGGGATTGACAACAGATTATTTGGGTGATAAGTAAATTATATGGTTCTTTATTTTATATAAATAAGTCATCGGAGGTAGCTTGGGCTCATCGGCTGACACGCTATCGCAACCAAAACACTATAACAGACATCACACTTATCCAAAAAGCCGCATCCCGACGAAGTATCACGGAGGAAAAAATAAAGTTTTAGGCAAGTGGATGGTGCTTCAAGGCGTCCCAATAAAAGCCCACAACGCATTGCACGCTATTTTCGGCAATCGCGTTCCCGAGGAGCAGATTGTATTTTTGAAAAAACTCTGTGATCAAAATGGAATTCTTAATTTGGAAATCTATGCGGCTTATAAAGATGCATTCGATGCTCTTTTTAGCGGCAACATTTCTTTCGTTAGTATGTTGGAAGTTACAAAGCAATGGGATTTGTCAAAAGAGGCGCGAGAAAGATACGCCGACAGGCTTGCGATGCTTTATAAAGTTTTAAATTTTGATATTTCCGGAGGAATTCCGTTAAGAAAATTTAAATTGAATTAACCCCAAATCGGGGTTATATTTATCTTTATGAACACGCTTGTTTCTGATTTAATTAAACAGGGCATTTTGAAAACTCCGCGGATTATTGAGGCATTTAAAAAAATCAACCGCGCTGATTTTGTGCCGCCGGAGTTAAAAGAACGGGCGTACGTTAATGAACCATTGCCAATAGGGGAAGGGCAGACCATATCACAACCTTTAACCGTTGCTTTTATGTTGGAACTTTTACAGCCGGAGCCGGGAAATAAAATTTTTGAAATCGGTTTTGGGTCAGGATGGCAAACAGCATTATTAGCGGAAATAGTTGGAATAAAAGGACGAATATTCGCAGTTGAAAGAATCCCAGAACTTTTTAGATTCGGCAGGAAAAATATTGCTAAATACGGTTTTATTAAAAACGGCACGGTGAAAATGATTGGCGGCGACGCGATCTTAGGATTAAAACGCCACGCGCCGTTTGATAAAGTAATCGCCGCGGCATCGGGCAAGGAAGTGCCAGAGACATGGCTGAAAGAATTAAGAATCAACGGTCGGTTAGTTGCTCCGATTAAAGAAAGCATTTGGCTTTACGTAAAAAAATCTTCACCCGCCAAAATTTCCAAAGGAAACTTAGGCGGGCAAGAAGAATTTGAAAAAAAAGAATACCCCGGCTTTATTTTTGTTCCTCTTATCAAAACTTGACGCTTTTAGCCAGTTGTGATATAAAAATATAAATAACATTGTTCTTTAATTTTAAAACAAAAGGGGGCGGATTAATGAAAAAGCTAAAATGGGTGGTTTTGGGTGTTATCGTGTCGGTTCTCTATTTGAATATAGGATATCTTGTCGCTTATTCGCTTGATTCTGGAGTTTCGCAGACCGCTTTTTCCGAAGCTGTTTTCAAAACCGTGAATTTTATGAATTCTCTTAATAGGGACAAAGCAGATAATTCTAATACAACTAAGAATATAATTTACGGAGTCACGATAATTTTTTGGCCCTTTGTAGTGTTAGTTTTTTGGATGGTCAATTTATTTGTTTTGTTATGGACAGTTTTTGTTTGGCTTGTTAACGGTGGTATTTTCCGTTGGCTTGGCTTGATTTAGGTAGGAAAATTTTAGGGGCTTGACGCCCCTTTTAATATTTGATAAGGTTGTTATATTCTGCAGACAACGGGCACAAGCTGCCTTCTCCGCCAACTGGCGGATTCGGCGAGCCGAAGTAAGTCCCGTCGAGGATTACAAAACATTTATGTGTTTTGTGTCGTCTGCGGGCATACGCCCGTTTTTTTGTTTAGAAATTATCCCTCGACTTTGCTCGGGATCCTGAGCTTGTCGAAGGAGAAATTAGGATTTATCTGGCTTCGCCAGATCTCGCGAAGCGAGAGAAATTTAGATATAATATGGCTTTAACACGCGAGCAAAAAGGAAATATTTTAAAAGATTTAAAAGAAAAATTCAGCCGTGCTAAAGCGGTAATTTTGGTTGAATTTAATAAACTTCCGGTTAGTAAAACTATGGAACTTCGCCGCATACTTACGGGCATCGGCGCTGAATATAGGGTCGTTAAAAAAACTTTAATAAGCCGGGTTTTAAAGTCGGAAAAATACGAAGAAATTAATATAGACGATATAAAAACTCAAGTGGCTTTTGTTTTAAGTTATGATGATCCGGTGCCAGTGGCAAGTTCGCTTTACAAATTTTCAAGGTTAAATGAAGCGTTAAAAATTTTAGGCGGGTTTCTCGGATTGGATTGGAAAGACAAGGCTAAAGTTATAGAACTTGCTAAGCTACCGCCACGAGAAGTTTTACTAGGCCGGGTTGTAAGAGTTATTGCCTCGCCGCTTTCCGGTTTAGCCA
It includes:
- a CDS encoding IMP dehydrogenase; translation: MDFRDKIIEAGLTFSDISLRPQKSNLKSRLDPDTFSYLTKKIKLAVPIISANMDTVTESTMAIAMARYGGIGIIHRNMSIEDQVKEVLKVKSADEALIRNPYTLFPENLVWQARELLAEKQIDSVLIIDKKKKLVGLVTKHELAKAQSMESIEKYMLPRRDLIVAEINGKSLTEKDARILAEKIFAKQHLLGKLPFIDKKGNLVALLIKKDLLKEASYPSATKNELGRLRVGAAIGVSEDTIGRAQALVNVGVDVLVLDIAHGHAVKPMEIARLIRRRLPNCELIVGNVATKEAVRDYARLNVSAIKVGIGPGATCSTRIVSGAGVPQVSALLECVRESQKFGIPIIADGGIRYPRDVSIAIGCGASSVMIGTLFAGTDESPGDVIHDNGRLMKIVRGMSSLDVNLEIKGDKFMNSDLRAVIQPEGETGRISYRGPLIRVLGSLVSGLRSGMTYAGAANIKELQRPFERKFTRMSQAAWEESKPHDIEII
- a CDS encoding 50S ribosomal protein L10, with product MALTREQKGNILKDLKEKFSRAKAVILVEFNKLPVSKTMELRRILTGIGAEYRVVKKTLISRVLKSEKYEEINIDDIKTQVAFVLSYDDPVPVASSLYKFSRLNEALKILGGFLGLDWKDKAKVIELAKLPPREVLLGRVVRVIASPLSGLAIVLSGNTRNLINLLNNLQNKRST
- the pcm gene encoding protein-L-isoaspartate O-methyltransferase; the protein is MNTLVSDLIKQGILKTPRIIEAFKKINRADFVPPELKERAYVNEPLPIGEGQTISQPLTVAFMLELLQPEPGNKIFEIGFGSGWQTALLAEIVGIKGRIFAVERIPELFRFGRKNIAKYGFIKNGTVKMIGGDAILGLKRHAPFDKVIAAASGKEVPETWLKELRINGRLVAPIKESIWLYVKKSSPAKISKGNLGGQEEFEKKEYPGFIFVPLIKT
- a CDS encoding phosphoribosyltransferase — encoded protein: MYETEKWLVYEQKDFNKDIQALVFIIKYCTKLFDGIFGIPEGANVLAAYLHYRLKLPIFRTPEEITENTIIVDDIADTGATLTKYVKDGSFVVTLFYHKQSIFVPSIWLHEKHDKWVHFPWEDPEDGDDRLVRD
- the cas2 gene encoding CRISPR-associated endonuclease Cas2; protein product: MSKKVMLLLIGGASLSLARRPDQYFKIVKNIAKEWKKINERNLKLAIKNLYKSKLIDYKENRDGTVAIVLTDNGRKKILKYDLDKIQIKKPVKWDMMWRVVIFDIPEEKRQGRIALAEKLKELGFYPLQKSVFLYPYECKDEIDFIIEIFNLSPYVRFLRVKNTDIDIDLKVRFHLS